The following coding sequences lie in one Lepidochelys kempii isolate rLepKem1 chromosome 18, rLepKem1.hap2, whole genome shotgun sequence genomic window:
- the TAS1R3 gene encoding taste receptor type 1 member 3 codes for MARALLLYLSFVSSAAHRRTCMSAQFKKPGDYILGGLFPFGMNTMNLSERLEPSVVVCDRLYASGLIWALGMKFAIDKINNSTSLLPGIKLGYEIYDTCLEPVVVIQPSLLFLTREGSTGIGVLCSYTDYQTRVTAVIGPYVSDLALITAKLFGFFLIPQVSYGASSEKLSQEEYYPSFFRTVPSDKSQSKALVQLINKFEWNWIVAIGSENEYGREGLGTFSNLATAQGICIAYEALIPADPSAPQDHQKLEKIIKYINETQVNVIVLFSVDKPVQALLELWISHGFSQKVWIATEAWVMSDIVTSIPNIQTIGTVIGFTIKGGIVPGFQDYVTDLFASVQQESFCQASWEYSRDADSTVLGPQCRQCDNVSLPDISHLLENQQTYAVYVAVYSVAHALHQALGCTAEGCPKATVKSWQLLDIMKTLRFTLDNQSFQMNQFHSTNQGYDVMFWSWQKNSLQYISVGDYRGSLSIDTSQIRFHTLDNTKPVSTCFQRCEPGQIKRVKGFHLCCYDCIDCEENTYQGTREDLFCTECPEHQWSPIRSTKCYDRSERYLFWDEPLVIGLLVLMLFATVLTCLSAVLFLKNLNTPLVQASGGTRSIFALLCLLLTCLSFCLHIGKPSVVSCMVQQPFYALGLSACFSTFLVKSLEIVLLTEFTSCPKSSLLWVTQKRAWLVVAIACLVESMLCFWYIYSVPAIPASNYKLLHSQVLIGCRVQSWFAFIMIHGYTGSLAFICFLCTFMVQTPAKRYNMARGITFSMLSYFVTWIAFVATYSTVQPTQQPAAQICSGLLCALGLLASYYLPKCYILLFKPEWNTVAYFQLHQGGAS; via the exons ATGGCTAGAGCCCTGCTGCTGTACCTGAGTTTTgtcagctccgcggcccacagACGCACATGCATGTCTGCTCAGTTTAAAAAGCCGGGTGATTATATCCTGGGAGGCTTATTCCCTTTTGGAATGAATACCATGAACCTGAGCGAGCGACTGGAGCCCAGTGTCGTCGTGTGTGACAG GTTATATGCTTCTGGCCTGATCTGGGCTCTAGGGATGAAGTTTGCCATCGATAAAATCAACAACTCCACTTCCCTCCTCCCGGGAATAAAACTGGGCTATGAAATCTACGACACCTGCTTAGAGCCTGTGGTGGTCATACAGCCCAGCTTGTTATTCCTGACCAGGGAGGGCAGCACTGGCATCGGAGTCCTGTGCAGCTACACCGACTACCAGACCCGAGTAACAGCTGTGATTGGGCCTTATGTGTCAGACCTTGCTCTGATTACAGCCAAGCTCTTCGGCTTCTTTCTCATCCCGCAG GTTAGCTACGGAGCCAGCAGTGAGAAACTCAGCCAAGAGGAGTATTACCCGTCCTTTTTCCGGACTGTTCCCAGTGATAAGAGCCAGTCGAAAGCCCTGGTGCAGCTAATCAACAAGTTTGAATGGAACTGGATTGTGGCCATTGGGAGCGAAAACGAATACGGCCGTGAAGGCCTAGGCACCTTCTCCAACTTGGCCACAGCCCAGGGCATCTGCATAGCCTATGAGGCATTGATTCCTGCTGACCCATCAGCCCCACAAGATCACCAGAAACTGGAGAAAATAATCAAGTACATCAATGAGACCCAGGTGAATGTAATTGTCCTCTTCTCCGTGGACAAGCCAGTGCAGGCCCTGCTGGAACTGTGGATCAGTCATGGCTTCAGCCAGAAGGTGTGGATTGCCACTGAAGCCTGGGTGATGTCTGACATAGTCACCTCCATCCCTAACATCCAGACCATCGGGACAGTCATCGGCTTTACCATCAAGGGAGGCATTGTACCTGGCTTTCAAGACTACGTCACTGACCTCTTCGCATCCgtccagcaggagagcttctgccAGGCTTCCTGGGAGTACAGCCGCGACGCCGACTCTACGGTGCTTGGCCCGCAGTGCAGGCAGTGCGACAACGTCTCCCTGCCCGACATCTCTCACTTGCTGGAGAACCAGCAGACCTACGCGGTGTACGTCGCGGTGTACAGCGTGGCCCACGCGCTGCACCAGGCGCTGGGGTGCACGGCGGAAGGGTGCCCCAAAGCGACTGTCAAGTCCTGGCAG ctgctggacATCATGAAAACGCTTCGGTTCACCCTTGATAACCAGTCATTCCAGATGAACCAGTTCCATAGCACAAACCAGGGCTACGACGTCATGTTTTGGAGCTGGCAGAAAAACAGCCTCCAGTATATATCCGTCGGAGACTACCGGGGGTCCTTAAGCATCGACACATCCCAGATTCGTTTTCACACCCTGGATAACACG AAGCCTGTATCCACGTGTTTTCAGCGGTGTGAACCAGGGCAGATTAAGAGAGTGAAGGGATTCCACCTCTGCTGTTATGACTGTATCGACTGTGAAGAAAACACCTACCAGGGCACCAGAG AGGATTTGTTTTGCACTGAGTGCCCAGAGCACCAGTGGTCACCTATTCGAAGCACCAAGTGTTACGACCGCAGCGAGAGGTACCTCTTCTGGGACGAGCCGCTCGTCATCGGCTTGCTGGTCCTCATGCTCTTCGCCACGGTGCTGACCTGCCTGTCAGCAGTGCTCTTCCTTAAGAACCTCAACACGCCCCTGGTGCAGGCGTCCGGGGGCACCAGGAGCATctttgccctgctctgcctcttgcTGACGTGCCTCAGCTTCTGCCTGCATATAGGGAAGCCCAGCGTTGTCAGCTGTATGGTCCAGCAGCCCTTCTACGCCCTGGGCCTCAGCGCTTGCTTCTCCACCTTCTTAGTCAAGTCACTGGAGATCGTCTTGCTGACGGAGTTCACAAGCTGTCCCAAaagctccctgctctgggtgaCCCAGAAGAGGGCTTGGCTCGTTGTCGCCATTGCCTGCCTGGTTGAGAGCATGCTCTGTTTTTGGTACATCTACTCGGTTCCAGCCATCCCGGCGAGCAATTACAAGCTGCTGCACTCCCAGGTTCTGATCGGTTGTAGGGTTCAGTCCTGGTTCGCCTTCATTATGATCCACGGCTACACCGGCAGCCTGGCATTCATCTGTTTCCTCTGCACTTTCATGGTGCAGACCCCTGCCAAGAGGTACAACATGGCCCGGGGGATAACATTTAGCATGCTGTCCTACTTTGTTACTTGGATCGCTTTCGTTGCCACCTATAGCACGGTGCAGCCCACGCAGCAGCCTGCTGCGCAGATCTGCAGCGGGCTGCTGTGTGCGCTGGGGCTCCTGGCCTCCTACTACCTCCCAAAATGTTACATCCTTTTGTTTAAGCCCGAATGGAACACGGTGGCTTATTTCCAGTTACACCAAGGAGGGGCCTCATGA